In one window of Palaemon carinicauda isolate YSFRI2023 chromosome 2, ASM3689809v2, whole genome shotgun sequence DNA:
- the LOC137619094 gene encoding LOW QUALITY PROTEIN: DNA polymerase delta catalytic subunit-like (The sequence of the model RefSeq protein was modified relative to this genomic sequence to represent the inferred CDS: substituted 1 base at 1 genomic stop codon), translating into MSCKISKLRQFFENGDNKNRFLQEWNRPAAPLSTPNTNKLCFQQMDIDYYIGYPVRKKECGGYNMQQQQQQVPKIRLFGLNDIGNTICCNVFGFFPYIYVSVNLLDSQKQVSYSDQIKRALNRKIYLNETKDQIKLKEYVLSVDRVFKQSIYGYQEKKSSSSLCFFKVTVAITKLISIAKIILENGLVIDKHPTHFRVYESNVDFTLRFMTDAQMPGCCWIKLPIGEWEIKNNETNFKNTTCQLEVNVFEWEKIIIYEPEGEWASIAPLRILSFDIECGGRRGIFPEPEIDPVIQIGNVVTRHGETEPFISVVFTLNSCAPIVGSKIFSFQEEKEMLENWSKFLLFIDPDIITGYNINNFDLPYLLNRAKHLNLPVFAHLGRVKGIKSTILDTITQNKQIGKRNNKIINIDGRCLMDLLTIILKEHKLRSYTLNSVSYHFLNEQKEDVHHSIIFELQNGNDQTRKRLGEYCLKDSILPLKLLNKLMCVVNYIEMARVTGIPLSYVINRGQQIKIFSQILRKAKEQNLVLPVFDKKESFEYEGATVIEPKRGYYNVPIVTLDFVSLYPSIMIAHNLCYTTFIDKRYINQMTLKTDDYIITPSNNYFVKCHKRKGLIPEILESFLIARKKAKIALKNEEDPWKKXVFDGRQLAYKILANSVCGFTGAQIGKLPCLDISQSVTAFGRTMISLTKNKIEEKYNNAIVIYGDTDSVMINFGVETLEEAINLGKEAANHVTQSFIKPIKLDFEKIYFPYLLINKKRYAGLYYTNANTYDKIDCKGLETIRRDNCPLVAKVINTCLKKILIDRNPIEALNFVKQTISKLLCNEIDISQLVITKELTKKAEEYKGKQIHNELAIKLRKRDAGSAPKLSDRIPYVIICGFKKSPIYERAEDPIYVLENNIPLDYDYYLKHQLSKPLIRIFEPILGDKTESYILIGEHTQKKSLPISRVGPLSQFFQIHPTCINCKIPLLKRKIVPDDVDYNALCNNCKVHETDLYTHYIEKLATLEKKFNQFWTECQRCQGSLIKEVICSNRDCPIFYMRKKTEIDFFGQKKIIDRFGLPQ; encoded by the coding sequence ATGAGTTGTAAAATAAGCAAATTGCGGCAATTTtttgaaaatggtgataataaaaatagGTTCCTCCAAGAATGGAATAGGCCAGCAGCACCATTATCAACTCCCAATACAAATAAATTGTGTTTTCAGCAGATGGATATTGATTATTATATTGGTTATCCGGTAAGAAAAAAGGAATGTGGTGGTTATaatatgcagcagcagcagcagcaggtaccCAAAATAAGATTATTTGGATTAAATGATATAGGAAATACTATTTGTTGTAATGTATTTggattttttccttatatatatgtttctgtgaatTTATTAGATTCACAAAAACAAGTTTCATATTCAGACCAAATAAAAAGGGCTCTGAATCGAAAAATCTACTTGAATGAAACAAAAGatcaaattaaattaaaggaatacGTATTAAGTGTAGATAGGGTGTTTAAACAAAGTATATatggatatcaagaaaaaaaatcatcgtcATCATTGTGTTTTTTTAAAGTTACTGTGGCTATAACAAAATTAATATCTATAGCTAAGATTATTCTTGAAAATGGGTTAGTGATAGATAAACATCCCACTCACTTTCGGGTTTACGAATCAAATGTTGATTTTACACTTAGATTTATGACAGATGCTCAGATGCCTGGTTGTTGTTGGATCAAGTTACCTATTGGTGAgtgggaaataaaaaataatgagacaAATTTCAAAAATACTACTTGTCAATTAGAGGTTAACGTTTTTGAgtgggaaaaaataattatttatgaacCCGAAGGAGAATGGGCGTCTATTGCCCCACTCAGAATATTATCTTTTGATATTGAGTGTGGGGGAAGACGGGGAATATTTCCAGAACCCGAAATAGATCCGGTCATACAAATTGGAAATGTTGTTACGCGGCACGGAGAGACTGAGCCATTCATAAGTGTTGTTTTTACTTTGAATAGTTGTGCTCCTATTGTGGGCTCTAAAATTTTTTCAtttcaggaagaaaaagaaatgttagaaAATTGGTCAAAATTCCTATTGTTTATTGACCCCGATATCATTActggatataatattaataattttgatttaccataTTTACTTAACCGCGCCAAGCATTTAAACTTGCCAGTATTTGCTCATTTAGGAAGggtaaaaggaataaaatctacAATATTAGATACCATAACCCAAAACAAACaaataggaaaaagaaataacaaaatcattaaCATAGATGGACGGTGTTTAATGGACCttttaacaataatactaaaagaaCACAAACTTCGGTCATATACTTTAAATTCTGTATCTTATCATTTTCTTAATGAACAAAAAGAAGATGTTCATCATTCTATAATTTTTGAATTACAAAATGGTAATGATCAGACTAGAAAAAGACTGGGTGAATATTGTTTAAAAGATTCTATTCTTCctttaaaattattgaataaattgatGTGTGTAGTCAATTATATAGAAATGGCACGCGTAACGGGCATTCCTTTATCATATGTTATAAATAGAGGACAACAGATTAAAATTTTTTCACAAATACTAAGAAAAGCCAAAGAACAGAATTTAGTATTACCGGTGTTTGATAAAAAGGAGAGTTTTGAATATGAAGGAGCTACAGTTATTGAACCAAAAAGAGGATATTATAACGTTCCAATCGTTACTTTAGACTTTGTATCATTATATCCATCGATAATGATAGCACATAATCTGTGTTATACAACCtttattgataaaagatatattaatcaaatgacTCTGAAAACTGACGATTATATCATTACACCTTctaataattattttgtaaaatgtcatAAGCGCAAGGGATTAATTCCAGAAATTTTAGAATCCTTTTTAATTGCTCGTAAGAAGgcgaaaattgcattaaaaaacgaagAAGATCCATGGAAAAAGTAAGTCTTTGATGGTAGACAACTGGCATATAAAATATTGGCTAATTCTGTTTGTGGTTTTACGGGCGCACAAATTGGTAAATTGCCGTGTTTAGATATATCACAAAGTGTTACGGCGTTTGGAAGAACGATGATTTCTCTTACCAAAAAcaagattgaagaaaaatataacaatgctATAGTTATATATGGTGATACCGATTCTGTTATGATTAATTTTGGAGTTGAAACTTTAGAAGAGGCCATAAATTTGGGCAAGGAGGCGGCAAATCATGTGACTCAGTCTTTTATCAAGCCAATCAAActtgattttgaaaaaatatatttcccttacttgcttattaataaaaaaagatatgctGGTCTTTATTATACAAATGCTAATACTTATGATAAAATAGATTGCAAGGGGCTAGAAACAATTCGTAGAGACAATTGCCCACTCGTGGCTAAGGTCATAAATACTTGtctgaaaaaaatcttaattgataGAAACCCAATAGAAGCCCTTAATTTTGTCAAACAAACCATATCAAAATTACTTTGTAATGAGATTGACATCTCTCAATTAGTTATTACAAAGGAATTAACAAAAAAAGCAGAAGAATATAAAGGAAAGCAAATTCACAATGAGCTAGCcatcaaattaagaaaaagagatgCCGGTAGTGCTCCAAAACTTAGCGATAGAATTCCATACGTTATTATATGTGGATTTAAAAAAAGTCCTATTTATGAAAGGGCTGAAGATCCAATATAtgtattagaaaataatattccattagattatgattattatttaaaacatcaatTAAGTAAGCCACTTATTAGAATATTTGAACCTATTCTCGGTGATAAAACCGAATCTTATATATTAATAGGAGAGCATACACAAAAAAAGAGTTTACCAATAAGTAGAGTAGGACCATTAAGTCAATTTTTTCAAATACATCCAACttgtataaattgtaaaattcctttattaaaaagaaaaatagtacccGATGATGTAGACTATAACGCTTTATGTAATAATTGTAAAGTACACGAAACAGATTTGTATACACATTACATTGAAAAATTAGCTACACtcgaaaaaaaattcaatcaattttggaCTGAATGTCAAAGGTGTCAAGGATCATTAATTAAAGAAGTTATATGCAGTAATCGTGACTGTCCTATTTTTTATATGCGtaaaaagacagaaatagatttttttggtcaaaaaaaaattatcgatcGTTTTGGCTTGCCACAatag